A single genomic interval of Pelagerythrobacter marensis harbors:
- the nagZ gene encoding beta-N-acetylhexosaminidase, giving the protein MTPAIFGLSGTSLNAGERDFFRDADPAGYILFGRNCDTRDQLRALTDSLRELHGRERLFICIDQEGGRVARLRPPHWGEYPAGEAFDRLYRLAPASAIEAARVNAEAMALELSAMGITVDCHPPLDVRRDGAHDVIGDRALGSEPMQVAAIGRAILDGLARGGVAGCIKHMPGHGRSSTDTHKELPTVTASAAELETDLAPFRSLANAPVGMTGHLLFTAWDSENPATLSPTVIGEVIRGQIGFDGLLLTDDIDMEALAGSVPERAERAIAAGCDLVLNCWAKIDDMVEIASRLPELGQRGRERLDRALEGTALRHDEGDRRALLAKRDALLAQAEQTA; this is encoded by the coding sequence CACTTCCCTGAATGCCGGGGAGCGCGACTTTTTCCGCGATGCCGATCCGGCGGGTTACATCCTGTTCGGTCGAAACTGCGATACGCGCGATCAGCTGCGCGCGCTGACCGACAGCCTGCGCGAACTCCACGGGCGGGAGCGTCTGTTCATCTGCATCGATCAGGAAGGGGGCCGGGTGGCTCGCTTGCGTCCGCCGCACTGGGGCGAATACCCGGCGGGGGAGGCATTCGACCGCCTCTATCGCCTCGCCCCGGCCAGCGCGATCGAGGCCGCCCGCGTCAATGCCGAAGCGATGGCGCTGGAGCTGTCGGCCATGGGCATAACGGTCGACTGCCATCCGCCGCTGGACGTGCGGCGGGACGGTGCGCACGATGTGATCGGCGACCGCGCGCTGGGAAGCGAGCCGATGCAGGTCGCCGCAATCGGCCGCGCCATCCTGGACGGGCTGGCCCGGGGCGGGGTGGCGGGGTGCATCAAGCACATGCCCGGCCACGGCCGGTCGAGCACCGACACGCACAAGGAACTGCCGACCGTCACCGCCAGCGCGGCCGAGCTGGAAACCGACCTTGCGCCTTTCCGCTCGCTGGCCAATGCGCCCGTGGGCATGACCGGGCACCTGCTGTTCACGGCCTGGGACAGCGAGAACCCGGCCACGCTGTCGCCGACCGTCATCGGGGAAGTCATCCGCGGGCAGATCGGCTTCGACGGGCTGCTGCTGACCGACGACATCGACATGGAGGCACTCGCCGGTTCGGTGCCCGAGCGTGCCGAGCGCGCCATTGCCGCCGGCTGCGACCTGGTACTGAACTGCTGGGCGAAAATCGACGACATGGTCGAAATCGCCAGCCGCTTGCCGGAATTGGGCCAGCGTGGGCGTGAGCGGCTCGATCGTGCGCTCGAAGGCACGGCTCTCCGTCATGACGAGGGCGACCGCCGAGCGCTTCTCGCCAAACGCGATGCGTTGCTCGCCCAGGCGGAGCAGACCGCATGA
- a CDS encoding ScpA family protein yields MTEAETIAADDPAFDANRGDWEGPGTREAEETSLYLELDGWEGPLDLLLDLARRQKVDLRSISILSLVDQYLDYIERAEALRLELAADYLVMAAWLAYLKSALLLPRDEQEDPSPEELALRLQLRLQRLGAMREAAARLMARDRIGRDVFLRARPEGLRIDRTTRWTCDWYSLVQAYGRVKARTAPAIHMVRERPVMTLESALDRVSAMLGVTLDWMDLRDFLPPHAEPRLRRSALASSFVAALELARLGKAEIDQQETFGALRLRRATS; encoded by the coding sequence ATGACGGAGGCGGAGACGATTGCCGCCGATGATCCGGCCTTCGACGCGAACCGCGGCGACTGGGAAGGGCCGGGAACGCGCGAGGCCGAGGAAACGTCGCTCTATCTGGAGCTGGACGGATGGGAAGGTCCACTCGATCTTCTGCTCGATCTGGCGCGCAGGCAGAAAGTCGATTTGCGCTCCATTTCGATCCTTTCGCTCGTCGATCAGTATCTCGACTATATCGAACGGGCCGAAGCGTTGCGGCTGGAACTGGCGGCCGACTATCTGGTGATGGCCGCGTGGCTGGCATACCTGAAATCGGCGCTGCTGCTGCCGCGCGACGAGCAGGAGGATCCGAGCCCGGAAGAACTGGCCTTGCGCCTGCAATTGCGCCTGCAGCGACTGGGCGCGATGCGCGAGGCGGCTGCGCGATTGATGGCGCGCGACCGGATCGGGCGCGACGTGTTCCTGCGGGCGCGGCCCGAAGGCTTGCGGATCGACCGGACGACCCGCTGGACATGCGACTGGTATTCGCTCGTCCAGGCCTATGGACGCGTGAAGGCGCGCACTGCGCCCGCTATTCACATGGTTCGCGAACGGCCGGTCATGACGCTCGAATCCGCGCTGGACCGGGTATCGGCCATGCTGGGCGTGACGCTCGACTGGATGGACTTGCGCGATTTCCTGCCGCCCCATGCCGAACCGCGCCTGCGACGTTCGGCACTGGCTTCCAGTTTCGTCGCCGCGCTGGAACTTGCGCGACTGGGCAAGGCGGAGATCGACCAGCAGGAAACTTTCGGCGCGCTTCGATTGCGCAGGGCGACTTCATGA
- the scpB gene encoding SMC-Scp complex subunit ScpB, with the protein MSGAPDELQRAVEATLFAAEEPMTVDALAGHLGDADPAEVRAALHALAGQYSGRGIELVERGRRWHFQTAPDLAHLLRREREQVRRLSRAATEVLAIVAYHEPVSRAEIESIRGVQTSSGTLDVLMETGWVRVAGRREVPGRPVIYATTPDFLQHFGLESRRDLPGIDELRAAGLLDPVDQAYDALVATDEGEGDSPAVPGQAPEG; encoded by the coding sequence ATGAGCGGCGCGCCGGACGAGCTTCAGCGCGCGGTCGAGGCCACGCTGTTCGCGGCGGAAGAACCGATGACGGTCGATGCGCTTGCCGGCCATCTGGGGGATGCCGATCCGGCCGAGGTCCGGGCCGCCTTGCACGCGCTCGCCGGCCAATATTCGGGCCGCGGGATCGAACTGGTCGAACGCGGGCGGCGCTGGCATTTCCAGACCGCGCCCGACCTCGCCCACCTCTTGCGGCGCGAACGCGAACAGGTTCGCCGCCTCAGCCGGGCAGCGACCGAGGTTCTGGCGATCGTCGCCTATCACGAGCCGGTCAGCCGCGCGGAAATCGAATCGATTCGCGGGGTGCAGACATCGTCGGGCACGCTCGACGTGTTGATGGAGACGGGCTGGGTGCGGGTCGCGGGGCGGCGCGAAGTGCCGGGGCGGCCGGTGATCTATGCAACGACGCCCGACTTTCTGCAGCATTTCGGCCTCGAATCGCGACGCGACTTGCCGGGGATCGACGAACTGCGCGCTGCGGGCTTGCTCGATCCGGTCGATCAGGCCTACGATGCGCTGGTTGCGACCGACGAGGGCGAGGGAGATTCGCCGGCCGTGCCCGGGCAGGCACCGGAAGGCTGA
- the tatA gene encoding twin-arginine translocase TatA/TatE family subunit, translated as MSLGPWQLIIIALVILVLFGRGRISEMMGDFGKGIKSFKQGMNEEDGQAAKPAPRIEGPGHEAKPASDAASEAKPAETRDNAK; from the coding sequence ATGTCGCTCGGCCCCTGGCAGCTTATCATCATCGCGCTCGTGATTCTCGTCCTGTTCGGGCGCGGCCGCATTTCGGAGATGATGGGAGATTTCGGCAAAGGCATCAAAAGCTTCAAGCAAGGCATGAACGAGGAAGACGGTCAGGCGGCCAAGCCTGCTCCGCGCATCGAAGGGCCTGGGCACGAGGCGAAGCCGGCCTCCGACGCCGCATCCGAAGCCAAGCCGGCGGAAACGCGCGACAACGCAAAGTGA
- the tatB gene encoding Sec-independent protein translocase protein TatB, translating into MFDIGATELLVIAIVAIIVIGPKDMPLALRTAGRWIGKIRRVSAHFRTGIDAMVREAEMEDMEKKWREQNARIMARHPEQEMEPLDQRETAAESRPRQAEPPEEGAKTDANDEQSGANGDQPGLPLGKPPAG; encoded by the coding sequence ATGTTCGATATCGGCGCAACGGAACTGCTCGTAATCGCGATCGTGGCGATCATCGTGATCGGCCCGAAGGACATGCCGCTCGCGCTGCGCACGGCAGGCCGGTGGATCGGCAAGATCCGCCGGGTGTCGGCGCACTTCCGCACCGGCATCGACGCGATGGTTCGCGAAGCCGAAATGGAAGACATGGAGAAGAAGTGGCGCGAACAGAACGCGCGCATCATGGCCCGGCACCCGGAACAGGAGATGGAACCGCTGGACCAGCGCGAAACCGCGGCCGAGTCGAGGCCTCGACAGGCGGAACCGCCGGAAGAGGGGGCGAAGACGGACGCGAACGACGAGCAGTCGGGCGCGAACGGCGATCAGCCCGGCCTTCCGCTTGGCAAGCCCCCGGCAGGATAG
- the tatC gene encoding twin-arginine translocase subunit TatC has product MALKLRDLDDTQAPLLDHLIELRTRLVRCVAALAVAFAVCLYFADDIFGFLVRPLTAAFPDGEGRLIYTQLYEAFFVELKVALFAAFFISFPIIANQLWAFVAPGLYAREKRAFLPFLIATPVLFVIGAALAYYVVMPTAFRWFLGFEGRVGGLDIEALPGTGNYLSLVMQFILAFGISFLLPVLLLLLNRAGIVTRAQLVSARRYVVVLVVAIAAVVTPPDPGSQLILAVPLLLLFEGSLALMRITERQRLSAGSEGEAEGAGQES; this is encoded by the coding sequence ATGGCGCTGAAGTTACGCGATCTCGACGATACGCAAGCCCCCCTGCTCGATCACCTGATCGAGCTGCGAACCCGTCTGGTGCGCTGCGTCGCGGCGCTCGCGGTGGCGTTCGCCGTCTGCCTCTATTTTGCGGACGATATCTTCGGGTTTCTCGTGCGCCCGCTGACCGCCGCTTTTCCCGACGGTGAGGGCCGGTTGATCTATACCCAGCTGTACGAGGCGTTCTTCGTGGAGTTGAAGGTCGCGCTGTTCGCTGCGTTCTTCATCAGCTTCCCGATCATCGCCAACCAGCTTTGGGCTTTCGTTGCGCCGGGTCTCTATGCCCGCGAGAAAAGAGCGTTCCTGCCATTCCTTATCGCGACGCCGGTGCTGTTCGTGATCGGCGCCGCGCTCGCCTACTACGTGGTCATGCCCACGGCCTTCCGTTGGTTCCTCGGGTTCGAGGGCAGGGTCGGGGGGCTCGATATCGAGGCTCTGCCGGGCACCGGCAACTATCTCTCGCTGGTCATGCAGTTCATTCTCGCCTTCGGGATCAGCTTCCTGCTGCCGGTCCTGCTCCTGCTGCTCAATCGCGCGGGGATCGTCACCCGGGCCCAGCTCGTTTCGGCGCGTCGCTATGTCGTCGTGCTCGTGGTTGCGATCGCGGCGGTCGTGACGCCGCCCGATCCCGGTTCGCAGCTGATCCTGGCGGTTCCGCTGCTCCTGCTGTTCGAAGGGTCGCTTGCGCTGATGCGGATTACCGAACGGCAACGCCTGTCGGCAGGAAGCGAAGGGGAGGCCGAGGGCGCCGGGCAGGAGAGCTGA
- a CDS encoding amidohydrolase codes for MIRLALPALLLAAFCSAAPAGADTLVDNVQGVTIDADGDIDTFTGLVIDNDGRIKKVLDRRDKRPREVDFHVDGKGRFVIPGIVDSHLHVMGIGLAALTLDLSDTASLAEAQAKIADYAAANPGKRWIVGRGWNQEKWGLGRFPTAAELDAAVADRPVWLERVDGHAGWANSAAMRLANVDEATPDPAGGRIVRIAGTRRPAGVFVDAASELVASKLPALRPEDRDLALQKAQDILLRHGITAVADMGTTIEDWQTYRRAGDGGWLKIRIMAYAAGTGAMELIGGPGPTPWLYDDKLRLNGVKIYLDGALGSRGAWLKRPYADDPDNNGLPLLTGSQLRNLMSRAALDRFQVAVHAIGDAANAEVLAAIEELSSTYPGDRRWRIEHGQIVDPADIPQFARHGVIASMQPVHQTSDRQMAERRLDPPRLQGAYAWKSIAETGAPLVFGSDAPVESPDPFAGLAAAFTRRDAQGRPFGGWYPAEAVSRERALAAFTSAGAHAGFAEGRFGRLIEGERADFVIIDRDPLLSTPEELRGTRVIETWVGGERFVQSESPRHAD; via the coding sequence ATGATCCGCCTTGCCCTTCCCGCCCTTTTGCTCGCCGCCTTCTGCAGCGCTGCGCCCGCCGGCGCAGACACGCTGGTCGACAACGTCCAGGGCGTCACGATCGACGCAGACGGCGATATCGACACTTTTACAGGGCTCGTGATCGACAACGACGGGCGGATCAAAAAGGTGCTGGACCGGCGCGACAAGCGCCCCCGCGAGGTCGACTTTCACGTCGACGGCAAGGGGCGCTTCGTCATCCCCGGGATCGTCGATTCGCATCTGCACGTCATGGGGATCGGCCTGGCCGCGCTGACGCTCGACCTCTCCGACACCGCTTCGCTGGCGGAAGCGCAGGCGAAAATCGCCGACTATGCCGCTGCGAACCCCGGGAAACGGTGGATCGTCGGACGCGGATGGAATCAGGAAAAGTGGGGGCTGGGGCGGTTTCCGACCGCGGCCGAACTGGACGCCGCCGTGGCCGACCGTCCGGTCTGGCTCGAACGGGTCGACGGCCACGCCGGCTGGGCCAACAGCGCCGCGATGCGGCTGGCCAATGTCGACGAGGCGACCCCCGATCCGGCAGGCGGACGAATCGTTCGGATCGCGGGCACGCGCCGGCCGGCCGGCGTGTTCGTCGATGCGGCGAGCGAACTGGTTGCATCCAAACTGCCCGCGCTGCGCCCCGAGGATCGCGATCTGGCGTTGCAGAAGGCGCAGGACATTCTGCTGCGTCACGGGATCACGGCCGTTGCCGATATGGGCACAACGATCGAGGACTGGCAAACCTACCGCCGCGCCGGCGATGGCGGCTGGTTGAAGATCCGGATCATGGCCTATGCCGCCGGCACCGGCGCGATGGAACTGATCGGCGGCCCCGGCCCGACGCCGTGGCTCTACGACGACAAGCTGCGGCTGAACGGGGTGAAGATCTATCTCGACGGCGCGCTCGGCTCGCGCGGAGCCTGGCTCAAGCGCCCCTATGCCGACGACCCCGACAACAACGGCCTGCCGCTCCTGACCGGGTCGCAGCTTCGCAATCTGATGAGCCGCGCCGCGCTCGACAGGTTTCAGGTCGCCGTCCACGCCATCGGGGACGCGGCAAACGCCGAGGTGCTGGCAGCGATCGAGGAACTCTCGTCGACGTACCCCGGCGACCGTCGCTGGCGGATCGAGCATGGACAGATCGTCGACCCGGCGGACATTCCGCAGTTCGCCCGACATGGCGTGATTGCCTCGATGCAGCCGGTGCATCAGACGTCCGACAGGCAAATGGCAGAACGGCGTCTCGACCCGCCGCGGCTTCAGGGGGCCTACGCCTGGAAATCGATCGCCGAAACCGGCGCTCCGCTGGTGTTCGGATCCGACGCGCCCGTCGAATCGCCCGATCCATTCGCCGGCCTTGCGGCGGCGTTCACCCGGCGCGATGCACAGGGCCGGCCGTTCGGGGGGTGGTATCCGGCCGAAGCGGTCAGCCGCGAGCGGGCTCTTGCGGCCTTTACCAGCGCCGGCGCCCACGCCGGCTTTGCCGAAGGACGTTTCGGGCGCCTGATCGAAGGCGAACGGGCGGATTTCGTGATAATCGACCGCGATCCCCTGCTGTCCACGCCCGAGGAACTGCGCGGCACGCGGGTGATCGAAACCTGGGTCGGCGGGGAGCGATTCGTGCAGAGCGAATCGCCCCGCCACGCCGACTGA
- a CDS encoding threonine ammonia-lyase produces the protein MSQSKAVSVAESSADKLTVDHVRAAAARIAGAVVRTPTMYSRTLSDIAGADIWLKFENLQFTAAYKERGALNALLLLTPEQRERGVIAASAGNHSQGLSYHGTRLGVPVTIVMPRPTPTVKIMQTESVGGQVVLEGETFDEAYAHARKLEKELGLTFVHPFDDPDVAAGAGTVALEMLEDAPEIDCLVTPIGGGGLISGMSTVARALRPGIEVVGVQAALFPSMYARVKGEDRDCGGDTLAEGIAVKAPGAFTSEVIAERVDDILLVSEESLEKAVSLLLQIEKTVVEGAGSAGLAAVLEHRDRFAGRKIGLVLCGGNIDTRLLANVLLRDLARSGRLARLRITLQDRPGALYRVMREFEAHNVNIIEIYHQRIFTSLPAKGLITDIECEARDREQIDALVESLRGQGYSVSQVELA, from the coding sequence ATGAGTCAGAGCAAAGCCGTTTCCGTCGCGGAATCCTCCGCCGACAAGCTTACCGTCGATCACGTCCGCGCGGCCGCCGCGCGGATCGCAGGCGCCGTGGTCCGCACGCCGACGATGTACAGCAGGACCCTATCCGACATTGCCGGCGCGGACATCTGGCTGAAGTTCGAAAATCTTCAGTTCACCGCAGCGTACAAGGAACGCGGCGCTCTCAACGCGCTCCTGCTCCTGACGCCGGAGCAGCGCGAGCGCGGAGTCATCGCCGCCTCGGCCGGCAATCATTCGCAGGGGTTGAGCTATCACGGAACGCGCCTGGGCGTTCCGGTGACGATCGTGATGCCGCGCCCGACGCCGACGGTGAAAATCATGCAGACCGAAAGCGTCGGCGGCCAGGTCGTGCTGGAGGGGGAGACCTTCGACGAGGCCTATGCCCATGCGCGCAAGCTGGAGAAGGAACTGGGCCTCACATTCGTCCATCCCTTCGACGATCCCGATGTGGCGGCCGGCGCGGGCACTGTCGCGCTGGAAATGCTCGAGGACGCGCCCGAAATCGATTGCCTGGTCACCCCGATCGGCGGCGGCGGGCTGATTTCCGGCATGTCGACCGTGGCGCGCGCGCTTCGCCCCGGGATCGAAGTGGTCGGCGTGCAGGCCGCCCTGTTCCCGTCGATGTATGCGCGGGTGAAGGGCGAGGATCGCGATTGCGGCGGCGACACCCTGGCCGAAGGGATCGCGGTCAAGGCGCCGGGGGCTTTCACGTCCGAGGTGATTGCGGAACGTGTCGACGATATCCTGCTGGTGAGCGAGGAATCGCTGGAAAAGGCGGTTTCCCTCCTCCTCCAGATCGAAAAGACGGTCGTGGAAGGGGCCGGGTCGGCGGGCCTTGCGGCAGTGCTCGAACACCGCGACCGCTTTGCCGGGCGCAAGATCGGGCTCGTCCTGTGCGGGGGCAATATCGACACCCGCCTGCTTGCCAACGTGCTGCTGCGCGATCTGGCCCGTTCGGGCCGGCTCGCGCGCCTGCGCATCACCCTGCAGGACAGGCCGGGTGCGCTCTATCGGGTGATGCGCGAGTTCGAGGCGCACAACGTCAATATCATCGAGATCTATCACCAGCGGATATTCACCAGTCTCCCGGCCAAGGGGCTGATAACCGACATCGAATGCGAAGCGCGCGACCGGGAACAGATCGATGCGCTGGTGGAATCGCTGCGCGGGCAGGGCTATTCGGTCAGCCAGGTGGAACTGGCCTGA
- a CDS encoding arginyltransferase: protein MTAPVRFPRFFVTSPAPCPYLPGRSERKVFTELKGANADELNEALGRIGFRRSQTVAYRPSCLDCQACVSVRVVAGEFAPSSSQKRIARRNRDLEVTECRPWATDEQFDLLQRYLSVRHPGGGMASMDELDFADMVEHTPVTSYVVEYREPSDGSGPGRLVGACLTDRQGDGLSMIYSFYDPEHEARSGLGTYIILDHIRRAAEEGLPYVYLGYWVEGSQSMQYKIRFRPMERLGAEGWRRLGREEQDALIAAAVGARSDSGGEARPAKDGTASQYRMAE, encoded by the coding sequence GTGACGGCCCCCGTTCGTTTCCCCCGCTTCTTCGTGACCAGCCCCGCCCCGTGCCCCTATCTGCCCGGTCGCAGCGAGCGCAAGGTGTTCACGGAGCTGAAGGGCGCGAATGCCGACGAGCTGAACGAGGCGCTTGGCCGGATCGGGTTCCGCCGCAGCCAGACGGTGGCCTATCGCCCCAGTTGCCTCGATTGCCAGGCCTGCGTCTCGGTCCGCGTGGTCGCCGGCGAGTTCGCCCCGTCATCCTCGCAGAAGCGGATCGCGCGGCGCAATCGCGACCTCGAGGTGACCGAGTGCCGCCCCTGGGCGACCGACGAGCAGTTCGACCTGCTGCAGCGCTATCTGAGCGTGCGCCACCCGGGCGGCGGCATGGCGTCGATGGACGAACTCGATTTCGCGGATATGGTGGAACACACGCCCGTAACCAGCTATGTGGTTGAATATCGGGAGCCCTCCGACGGTTCGGGCCCGGGTCGCCTCGTCGGAGCGTGCCTGACCGATCGCCAGGGCGACGGGCTGTCGATGATCTACAGTTTCTACGACCCGGAGCATGAGGCGCGGTCTGGACTTGGTACTTACATCATTCTCGATCACATTCGCCGAGCTGCCGAGGAGGGCCTGCCCTATGTCTACCTCGGGTACTGGGTCGAAGGGTCGCAAAGCATGCAGTACAAGATCCGCTTCCGCCCCATGGAGCGATTGGGGGCGGAAGGGTGGCGGCGGCTGGGCCGCGAAGAGCAGGATGCGCTCATCGCCGCAGCCGTCGGCGCCCGGAGCGATTCGGGCGGCGAGGCCCGTCCCGCGAAGGACGGCACCGCCAGCCAGTATCGCATGGCCGAATAG
- a CDS encoding autotransporter assembly complex protein TamA encodes MRSSPQPSAPGAIRAARPVPRRTAPPASIAWPNRLAAALAALGLATAPQALLAQDRQAPATLEDLIPDAAVDNPEAWAEEGVEPEARAAAQQSPAIDPGDPLVDDPAIQVAWPDETPIPEPDPLAPEEEIEFADIDREFFRGAPEMKVITLGPELALGFPAEEGSFPQRDELAKRFEALSTVEELQDDDNDDNIAQLAARARADEELLAQLLRVYGYYDAQIIRTVGGTRPGGDSAERGANVRFDIVPGERYSFGAIDLGEIEQAPDGPALRSAFEIETGDPLSSDAIVQEQFDLDRALGETGYPFAEIDEPQLLVDHARIEGDLTMPVRPNGKYAFGEIVSGSPDFLPSRHLQTIARFDRGDIYQRSLEQDLRRAIVATGLVSSVTITKREVAPPDATRPGEIALDVEMTRAKLRTIAGAVGYGSEEGFRVEASWEHRNFFPPEGAIRVRGIVGTQEQLAGVTFRRNNFGGRDRILNVDAYASTIDSPAFDARTLAFVASYERSSTLLFQKPISWSVGFEAVATGERPPANDDTPQQPRQTYFVGAIPLYLQLDTTNDLLDPTEGFRVSGRFSPEVSRSRGVESFYLRSQFDASYYRQVSDKVVVAGRARFGTIAGTAIANIAPSRRLYAGGGGSVRGYGYREIGPHDELGDPTGGRSLAEVALEARIKTGFFDGALSVVPFVDAGTVSTSTLPDFETFRVGAGLGVRYHTGFGPIRVDVGVPINPGPDDSPVAVYVSLGQAF; translated from the coding sequence ATGCGCTCATCGCCGCAGCCGTCGGCGCCCGGAGCGATTCGGGCGGCGAGGCCCGTCCCGCGAAGGACGGCACCGCCAGCCAGTATCGCATGGCCGAATAGGCTCGCTGCCGCGCTCGCGGCGCTGGGGCTGGCGACCGCGCCCCAGGCGCTGCTGGCGCAAGATCGCCAGGCTCCCGCAACGCTCGAGGATCTGATCCCCGATGCGGCGGTCGACAATCCCGAGGCCTGGGCCGAAGAAGGCGTCGAGCCGGAGGCGCGGGCCGCTGCCCAGCAATCGCCGGCGATCGATCCCGGCGATCCGCTGGTCGACGATCCTGCGATCCAGGTCGCCTGGCCCGACGAAACGCCGATCCCCGAACCCGATCCCCTTGCGCCCGAGGAAGAGATCGAATTTGCGGACATCGACCGCGAGTTCTTTCGCGGGGCCCCCGAAATGAAAGTGATCACTCTGGGGCCGGAACTGGCGCTCGGTTTCCCGGCCGAAGAGGGAAGCTTTCCTCAGCGCGACGAACTCGCGAAACGGTTCGAGGCGCTGTCGACGGTCGAGGAACTGCAGGACGACGACAACGACGACAATATCGCCCAGCTTGCCGCGCGCGCGCGGGCGGACGAGGAGCTTCTGGCACAGCTTCTGCGCGTATACGGCTATTACGACGCCCAGATAATCCGCACGGTCGGCGGAACCCGCCCCGGCGGCGATTCCGCCGAACGCGGGGCGAACGTGCGTTTCGACATCGTGCCGGGCGAGCGCTATTCGTTCGGCGCGATCGACCTGGGGGAGATCGAGCAGGCGCCCGACGGTCCGGCGCTGCGTTCGGCGTTCGAGATCGAGACCGGCGACCCGCTGTCCAGCGATGCGATCGTGCAGGAGCAGTTCGATCTCGACCGGGCGCTGGGCGAAACGGGTTATCCCTTCGCCGAGATCGACGAGCCCCAGCTGCTGGTCGATCACGCGCGGATCGAGGGCGATCTGACCATGCCGGTCCGCCCGAACGGCAAATATGCGTTCGGCGAGATCGTCAGCGGGTCCCCCGATTTTCTGCCCAGCCGGCATCTCCAGACCATCGCCCGGTTCGACCGCGGCGACATCTACCAGCGCAGCCTCGAACAGGATCTGCGCCGCGCGATCGTGGCCACGGGGCTGGTCTCGTCCGTCACGATCACCAAGCGCGAAGTGGCGCCGCCCGATGCGACCAGGCCGGGCGAAATCGCGCTGGATGTGGAGATGACCAGGGCCAAGCTGCGCACGATTGCCGGGGCTGTCGGCTATGGTTCCGAAGAAGGTTTCCGTGTCGAGGCAAGCTGGGAACACCGCAATTTCTTCCCGCCGGAAGGCGCCATCCGCGTGCGCGGGATCGTCGGCACGCAGGAACAGCTTGCCGGGGTTACCTTCCGCCGCAACAATTTCGGCGGGCGCGACCGCATTCTCAACGTCGATGCCTATGCCAGCACGATCGACAGCCCGGCCTTCGACGCCCGCACGCTCGCGTTCGTCGCCAGCTACGAGCGTTCGTCGACCCTCCTGTTCCAGAAACCGATCAGCTGGAGCGTGGGTTTCGAGGCAGTGGCGACGGGCGAGCGCCCCCCGGCGAACGACGATACGCCGCAACAGCCGCGCCAGACCTATTTCGTCGGCGCCATCCCGCTCTATCTCCAGCTCGACACGACCAACGACCTGCTCGACCCGACCGAGGGGTTCCGCGTGTCGGGCCGCTTCTCGCCCGAGGTGTCGCGCAGCAGGGGGGTGGAAAGCTTCTATCTGCGCAGCCAGTTCGATGCGAGCTATTACCGGCAGGTGAGCGACAAGGTCGTCGTCGCCGGGCGCGCGCGCTTCGGCACGATCGCGGGGACGGCGATCGCGAACATCGCGCCCTCGCGCCGGCTCTACGCCGGTGGCGGCGGGTCCGTGCGCGGTTACGGCTATCGCGAGATCGGGCCGCACGACGAGCTGGGCGACCCCACCGGCGGGCGCTCGCTGGCCGAGGTCGCCCTGGAGGCGCGCATCAAGACCGGCTTCTTCGATGGCGCGCTGTCGGTCGTGCCCTTCGTCGACGCCGGGACGGTCAGCACCAGCACGTTGCCCGATTTCGAAACGTTCCGCGTCGGCGCGGGGCTGGGCGTGCGCTACCACACCGGGTTCGGCCCGATCCGCGTGGACGTGGGCGTTCCGATCAACCCCGGCCCGGACGATAGCCCGGTTGCGGTCTACGTATCGCTGGGGCAGGCGTTCTGA